A window of candidate division WOR-3 bacterium genomic DNA:
GGAGACCTGCGTTAACTGCCACATAATGGAGCCGCAGTATCTGACCTGGATGCACTCCAGCCACCGCGAAGTCGCTCACTGCAACGACTGCCACGTTCCCCAGAACAACATCGTGCGCCATTACGGATTCAAGGCCATCGACGGCATGAAGCACTCGACGATCTTTGCGCTTCGGCGAGAGCCGCAGGTTGTCCGAACCGGTGCACTGGCTGTGCCGGTGATCGAGGCCAACTGCCGCCGGTGCCACTGGTCGGTTATCGAGCAGATGACGTTGCGCGGGTACCGGCCGGGCGACAACCGGTGCTGGGACTGCCACCGCGAGACCCCGCACGGCCGGACGCGAAGCCTGTCGGCAACACCCGGCGAACTGGCGCCGCGCCTGCCCGATCTCCTGCGCGGCGGACATCCGCGGCTCGGAGGCCGGCCGCCGAGGCCCTGAGAGAGCGAGAACAGCGAGGAGGTAGCTCATATGGATTCAACGCAAGCTGGTCGGAGCGCCGCGCCTGCCCGGGCGTGGGTAGGCTGGGTGGTTTTCCTGGCCGTGGTTGTCGGAGTGTTTGCGGTCGGCGTGATGGCCGCGTCAGTTATGGAGCGGCGACAGGAGGCGCGAGTCACGCGGCTCGTCGTGCCGGTGGCGGATATGGAACCGGACCCGGCAGTCTGGGGACGCAACTACCCGCGGGAGTACGGGCGCTTCCAGATGACGAAGCAGTCCGACACGCGCACCGAGTTCGGTGGGGCCGACCCTCGCGACTATCTGGTCGAGACCCCGGCGAACGTCGTGCTTTTCGCCGGCTATCCGTTCAGCAAGGACTTCAAGCAGGCACGCGGCCATGCCAATACCGTGACCGACGTGCTGGCCACCGGCCGTATCAACGAGAAGAGCCCGGGCACTTGCTGGACCTGTAAGAGCGCGGACGTGTCCCGCCTGATGAAGCAAATGGGGCCGGCGGCCTTCTACAAGATGCCCTTCGCCGCGCTCAAGGACTCGATCCGGTTCGCCATAGGTTGCCTGGACTGCCACGACCCGAAGACGATGGCGCTCAGGATATCGCGGCCGGCGTTGATCGAGGCGCTCGCACGCCGCGGCATCGACGTCGCGCGTCTGTCCCACCAGGAGATGCGCTCGCTCATCTGCGCCCAGTGCCATGTCGAGTACTACTTCAAGGGGGAGGGGAAGTACGCAACGTTTCCGTGGGACCGGGGCACGGCGGTTGACAGCGTCGAGCAGTACTACGAAGCCGAGAAGTTCTCCGACTGGCAGCACGCGGTGTCGAAGACGCCGATGCTGAAGATGCAGCACCCGGACTACGAGGTCTACCTCTCAGGCATTCACGCGTTCCGTAATGTTGCCTGCGCCGACTGCCACATGCCCTATCGGACTGAGGGCGGCGAGAAGTTCACCGACCACTACATCCAGAGCCCGCTGCTCAACATATCGAACTCCTGTGTCGTCTGTCACCGCTGGAGCGAGGCAGAGCTGGTTGCCCGGGTGGAAGCGATCCAGGGACGCATTCGCGAACTGCGCGGTCGGGCCGAGTCCGACATCGCCCGCGCCCACTTTGACATCGCGGCCTGCCTGCAGGCGGGCGCGACCGACGATGACGTGGCTGCTGCCCGCAAGGCGGTACGCGCAGCGCAGATGCGATGGGATTACGTTGCCGCATCGAACGGCATGGGATTCCACGCGCCGCAGGAATGCATGCGGATTCTGGGCGCGGCCGCGGACATGGCACAGGAGGCTCGAGTCGAGTGCGCCCGCGTGCTCGCACGCCGCGGCTACAGCGGTGCCGTAGCCTATCCTGATTTCTCGACGAAGGAGAAGGCGCAGGCCGTTTCGAAGCTCTTTGCCGACAACAACCCACCGCGACTGCTCGCCGGGCGTTGATGCCGGGCGCGAACACTGAATCGCCGGCCGCCGGACAGACTCCGGCGGCCGGCCCTTTCTGGTCTCGGCAGTGGGGCTGGCCGCACGCACTCGCGATGGTCGTCGCGTGCGGGATTGCTGCAGTCGCGGTCCAGTTGCTCTTCCCGCGCAGCGCATTCGAGTTGCCGGCAGCGCAGAGCTGGCCGGCAGTCGGGGTCTGGTGCGGTGCGTGGGTGGCAGCCGGACTGATTCTGCGGAGCCGGGCTCTGGTTCGGGGAGTCGGCGGCCGGCATTTCGGGATGGCCGCGCTGTCGGCCGTCGCGCTGCTGTCGCTTCCGGCCGCGGTGTTCGGTTGGCGCGCCAGTCTGGTCGGGATGCCCATGGCCGTCGCATCCGCATTCCTACTTGCCAACCTCTCCGCCTGCATCGGACGCCGGCTGGTCGTACCCGGCCGCGACAACCGTCGGTTCCTGCTGGTCCATACCGGGCTTCTCATCGTGTTCGCGGCCATGGTTGGTGGCCGACCGCAAGTGGAGCGCGGAGCGCTTCGGCTGGTTGAGGCTGGAGAGTCTGCAGCGGTGCTGCGTGGCAGAGCGGGAAACGCCATTGCTCTGCCGTTTGCCGTCCGCTTGCTCGACTTCCGGATGGAGGCCTACGAACCGACGCTGACGATCGCCCGCCGAGACACCGTGGCCCAAGACTGGACTGTGCAGCCCGGTAGCACGCGGTTGGTGTCAGGCCGGATTGTGAGGATTGACCGATACTCCATCCGCGTTGAGGAGTTCATCGCACGGGCAAGCGTCGTCGATGGGCAGGCGATTCAGTGCGATTCTTCCGGCGCAGGGCCGGCGGCGCGCGTCACGGTGTCGGATGATGCCGGCATCCCGGTCGCCGACGGCTGGCTCCACAACGCGACTCCTTTCGGTCCGGACATCTTCCTGCGGCTGGCGACCGGCACGGTGCTCTTCTTGAACCCGGGCAAGCCGAAGTGGTTCGAATCGGCGCTGGAACTCGACTACGGCGGCCGCGCCGAGACGGTAGCCGTCGCGGTCAACCGGCCGGTGCGCCGGCACGGCTGGACACTGATGCAGTCGGGCTACGACTCCGAAGCGGGCGCGGCTTCGCGCCTGAGCGTCATCGAGGTCGTGCGCGACCGAGCCCTGCCGTTCATCTACGCCGGGATCTCACTGCTGCTGCTCGGCGTGGCCTGGATGGCGCTTGCTGCCGGCCGGGAGCGCGAAGCGTGAGCGCGGGCATCGCGGCGATACTCGGTCTGACCGCCGCGGCCTGGGCTGGCGCGCTCCTGTTCGTCGTCGTCGAGTGGCGGCGTTCTGGCACTCCGCTGTCCGGCACGGCAGGCCGATGGTCGCGGGCGCTGGCGGTGGTGGGTGTGGTCGCACTCGGGGTACACATTGTGGTTGCGTGGGTCAAGCTGGGTCGGCCGCCGATGCGGACCCTCGGCGAGACCCGTCTCTGGTACGCGTTCTTCGTGCCGATCATCGGCCTCGCAGTCGAGCAGCGGCTGCGCCTGGCCGCGGCACGCGTTCCGACGCTGCTGATGGGGCTCGTGTTCGTCGTGCTCGGCCTTGCGCGGCCGGACGCGTTCGATCGGACCATGATGCCCGCGCTTCAGAGCCCGTGGTTGATCCCGCACGTGATCGTCTACATGGCCGGCTATGCTGTGATGGGGCTTGCCGCCGCGCTGGCGTTGTGGGAACTGGGAAGTGCGACGCGCCGGCGTGAACCGGTGGCAGTCACTGCTGTCCGGGCGCCGCTGCTGCTCGTGCGGGTCGGGGTTCCCTTGCTCACGATCGGAATGGCGCTGGGCGCGGTCTGGGCGCAGGTTGCGTGGGGCGACTACTGGACGTGGGACCCCAAGGAGGCGTGGGCGTTCATCTCCTGGGCGGCCTACCTGCTCATCCTGCACTCGGCCGCGCGTGGACGGACGTCGCCGAAGAGGATGCTCGTCCTCATCGCGCTCGCCGCGGCCGGTATTCTCGTCACCTGGTTTCTCGTCAACGTCCTGCCGTCGGCAGTTTCCAGCGTCCACACGTACACACGCTGAATCGGCGTCAGGCGGGATCTGCTTCGTCCGGCCGGTTGTGGTCCCGGCGACGGTGAACGATGAGGTGGGCGATAACGTCGGCAGCGGTCTTGAGGCCCTGAAAGATGCCCAGCGTCAGACCCGGATGATAGCCGACGAAGCCGCCGAAGATGATGGCGAGGTGCATCGGTACGATGCGAGCGTAGGGAGCGAACATCACCTTGCCGATGTTGCGGCCCCGGGTTTCGGCGTTCCAGTGCAGCGCAAGTGCCGCAAGGTCGGTTCCGGCAAACAGCGCCGCACCGTACAGGACAAACGGCACGTCCACGTCTACCCGTCCCCGGGTCATCGCGCCAAGGATGAATGCAAGGTAGACGACATGGAAGAACCCGTAGTGGAACGCAAAGAAGCCGGCGACCTTCATCTTCGTACCGGCAGACGGTGACAACGGCCCGCCCATCCGGAAGTCCTCGGTCGAATAGTCGCGGAGGGCGAGGATGCGCAGCACATTGACCATCCCGATGGTGACGCTTTGGGCCCAGTAAATCATCATCACTGTCTGCAGGCTGAGATGCTCGTGGGCAGCCCACCATATTGCCAGTGCGTTCGAAACGAGCAGCGGCAGCAGCGACAGGTCGCGCAGGTCTAGTCTCTTGAACACCTGCCCGACATCGATCGGCCGTTTCTCTCTACTCGATGGCATCAGTCATCACCGTCGCTCCCACCAGCACCGTCGCGCGCCGAATCCGCGCACCTCGACCGAGTCCGGTATGAAGCCGGCAGCGGTCAGTGGCCCTTCGTCCAGTGGTTGGCACAGGGGGTTGTTCTCGACGAGAAGTACGTTGATGGCGACGCGGGTCAGCTCCCGGGTGACCGGCTCGCAGTTTGCGGCCTGCAAGTGCGGTGATGAGCCGACGATTGCGAGGTCAACCGAGCTGTCGGGTAGGGGGATCTCCAGAGGCCTGGGGCTTGTGGCTTGCGGCTTGGGGCTGACCAGGCGGAAGCGGCGAACTTTCTCAAGCGCGGCCTTGGCTTCGGTGTACCGGCCGATGGTCTCGTCCGGTTCAAAGACGTAGGCACCGGCGGACTTGCGGCAGCGACACATCGTGACTGTCGTACCGTCTCCGGCCAGCAGGAATCGGGTCTGCCAGAGCTTGAACCGCCTGGCGACAATCCAGAAATCCCAGTCGTGCCAGGGCAGCGCGTCGTACAAGGGGGGAGCCTTGGCACGGAGGAGGTCATACGCGAAGGCGTGGACGAGGCGCGACTGGGCAGCACGGATGTCAGCCAAAGCGGCGGGAGATTGCAGATTGCGGATTGCAGATTGCAGATTGGCGGAACGACGGAAATGGAGTTGTACCGTTGGCGCGTTGTTGGTGGCCAGCGCCCAGTCAGCGATCAGGTCACTAGTCCAATGTCCAGCGTCCAGAGTCTCTGGTTTCAAGAGCAGCAAGTCGTCGAAGCAGAGATGCCCGAGCCGCACGAGCCCCGCGCGGGCGTCGGACTGCGCGCCGGGTTCGGCGCGGCCTGGCATTGGCTGCTACTTCTTCTCGACCAGTTCTCTGATTCTCGGGAGCGCCTTGGCTATGTTCTCGACGGAATTGGCATAGCTGAAGCGCAGGAAACCATCGCCGTACTTGCCGAAGCAGGTGCCGGCCAGGCAAGCCACGCCCTTCTCGTCAAGAATCCGGCGGGCAAGGACTTCGCAGTCGATACCGGTGCCCTCGACGTTCGGGAACGCGTAGAACGCGCCTTGCGGAAGCTTGCAGCGGAATCCGGGTATCTCGGACAGACCCTTGACGATGAAATCTCGCCTCTTCTTGAACTCGCCGAGCATCTGGTCGATCTCCGTGCGCGGGCCAGTCAGGGCCTCGATGCAGGCGCGCTGGCTGAAGGTTGAGGTGCAGGAGTTCATGTTGGTCTGGATGCGCGCCAGCTTCTCGGCCATCTGCACCGGCATGATCCCGTAGCCGACGCGCCAGCCCGTCATCGCGAAGGTTTTGGAGAAGCCATCGAGGATTATCAGCCGCTCGTGGATTTCGGGGAACTGGCTGATGGACTCGAACCTCCCCTCATACAGGATCTCGGCGTAGATTTCGTCGGCCAGTATCCAGACATTGTGCTTCAGCGCAGTGTCAGCGATGAGGCGCAGGTCTTCCCGCGTCAGCACGCCGCCGGTCGGGTTCTGGGGGGAGTTGATGACAATGAGCTTGGTGCGCGGGTTCACCTTCGTTGCCAGTTCTTCGGCATCTAGTCGGAAGTCATGTTCTTCGTGCAGACGGATGGGCACGGGCGTGCCGCCCATGTAGCCAATGAGCGATTCGTAGATGGGAAAACCGGGATTGGGATAGATGACCTCGTCGTCTTCTTCCACCAGGGCCATGATGGCAAAGGCCATGACCGGCTTGCCGCCCGGGGTGATGACCACCTGGTCCGGATTGATGTGTACGCCGCGGAGAGCGCCTGCGTATTTGGCGACCGCGGCGCGGAGTTCCGGCAGACCGGCTGACGGGCCGTAGTGGGTGTAGCCTTCGTCAATGGCCTTCTTTGCCGCTTCGCGGATGTGCTTGGGCGTGTCGAAATCAGGCTCGCCGATTTCGAGGTGTACCACGTCCATCTTGCATTCGAGGGCCTTGGCGCGACAGAGGCAGTCGAAAGCGGTCTCCGTTCCGAGCCGGCTCATTCGGTCAGCGAGTCTCATCTTGTTCTCCTGCTACTCGGCCGCGGGCTTGGCTTTCTTCGCCACAGGCTTCTTCGGTGGGGCGGGCTTCTTTGCCACCGGTTTTGGCGCGGCCTTGGGTTTGGCTTTGGGGGCGTGCACAAAGTCGTGCAGTTCCTTGGCTTTGGCCGCGACATGCTCTCCGGAGACCTCGAACTCCCACATCAGTTCCCAGGGCTGGCCCGATTCGCCGAATCGATCCTTGACGCCGATGGCGCCGAATGCGACCGGGTGGCCGTAGAGCTCGGGAGCCACATGCAGTGCGTGCGACACCCAGTTGGCGAGGCCGCCGACCTGGTGCTCCTCGGCGGTCACGACGATACCGGTTTCGAGTGCGGCCTGCACGAGCGCCGGGGGATTGAAAGGCTTGAGTGTGTGCATGTTGATAACGCGGGTCTCGAGGCCGAAGTCCTCCTTGAGAATCCAGGCTGCGCGCAGCGCCTCGGGCACCATCGGACCGCAGGCGACGATGGTCAGGTTCTCGTTCTCGCTCGCGTAATCGGTGGCGAGTTTGACCTCGAATGCGTCGATGAAGTTCGGCTTCTCGCCCCGGTAGCGATAGACATTGGGAACGCCCCAAACGTAGGGAGTATCGGTACGGGTGATGACCGGTGTGGCCTCGCGGGCGAAGCGAAGATACTTCGGCCCTTTGAGGTGCAGCAGCATCTGTTCTGTCGCCCGCCTGGTCTCCAGCGCGTCGCACGGAACCCCTACCTGCATGTTGGGCAGTCCGCAAATCTGGAACAGGTCCTCGAGTGCCTGGTGGGTCGCACCATCCGGTCCGACCGAGACTCCGCCGTGCGCGCCGACAATCAGGACGTCGAAGTTACCGTAGCAGATGGTGGTGCGTATCTGGTCGAGGTTGCGGCCGGCAGCGAACACGCCGTACGTGCCGAATACAGGCAGTTTCCCTTCTCTGGCGAGGCCGCCCGCGAACGCAGTCCCGGACTGCTCGGCTATGCCGACCGAAATCCAACGGTCACAGCGCTCCGCGTCACACTCGAAGAACCTGGAGATGGCAATCGAACCGGATATGTCCGCGCCGATTGCCACAGTGCGCTTGTCGGCGCCTGCCTCGGCCAGGGCGTCACCGAAGCCGACTCGGGTCGACTTCATTTCGACCTTCATCGTCGCCTGCCGGTTCCAGAAGTAGTCCTTGCCGAACTTGGGCACCTTGGCCATCAGTCGGGCCGTGACGTCATTCTGATAGTCAGCGGCCTTCTTGAGCAGCTTGTCGTAGTCGATGCGGAAATCGAGGCTGAGTTGCTTCAGGGCCTCCACCAGTTGCTGTTTGTTGGGTGCCTTGCCGTGCCAGCCGGCCTGGTTTTCCATGA
This region includes:
- a CDS encoding cytochrome c biogenesis protein ResB — translated: MPGANTESPAAGQTPAAGPFWSRQWGWPHALAMVVACGIAAVAVQLLFPRSAFELPAAQSWPAVGVWCGAWVAAGLILRSRALVRGVGGRHFGMAALSAVALLSLPAAVFGWRASLVGMPMAVASAFLLANLSACIGRRLVVPGRDNRRFLLVHTGLLIVFAAMVGGRPQVERGALRLVEAGESAAVLRGRAGNAIALPFAVRLLDFRMEAYEPTLTIARRDTVAQDWTVQPGSTRLVSGRIVRIDRYSIRVEEFIARASVVDGQAIQCDSSGAGPAARVTVSDDAGIPVADGWLHNATPFGPDIFLRLATGTVLFLNPGKPKWFESALELDYGGRAETVAVAVNRPVRRHGWTLMQSGYDSEAGAASRLSVIEVVRDRALPFIYAGISLLLLGVAWMALAAGREREA
- the nrfH gene encoding cytochrome c nitrite reductase small subunit — protein: MGLLLRIWALSFLPGNWRMPVLVAAGVLVGLGLVTAHAARMTSYLGDDPETCVNCHIMEPQYLTWMHSSHREVAHCNDCHVPQNNIVRHYGFKAIDGMKHSTIFALRREPQVVRTGALAVPVIEANCRRCHWSVIEQMTLRGYRPGDNRCWDCHRETPHGRTRSLSATPGELAPRLPDLLRGGHPRLGGRPPRP
- a CDS encoding ammonia-forming cytochrome c nitrite reductase subunit c552; translation: MDSTQAGRSAAPARAWVGWVVFLAVVVGVFAVGVMAASVMERRQEARVTRLVVPVADMEPDPAVWGRNYPREYGRFQMTKQSDTRTEFGGADPRDYLVETPANVVLFAGYPFSKDFKQARGHANTVTDVLATGRINEKSPGTCWTCKSADVSRLMKQMGPAAFYKMPFAALKDSIRFAIGCLDCHDPKTMALRISRPALIEALARRGIDVARLSHQEMRSLICAQCHVEYYFKGEGKYATFPWDRGTAVDSVEQYYEAEKFSDWQHAVSKTPMLKMQHPDYEVYLSGIHAFRNVACADCHMPYRTEGGEKFTDHYIQSPLLNISNSCVVCHRWSEAELVARVEAIQGRIRELRGRAESDIARAHFDIAACLQAGATDDDVAAARKAVRAAQMRWDYVAASNGMGFHAPQECMRILGAAADMAQEARVECARVLARRGYSGAVAYPDFSTKEKAQAVSKLFADNNPPRLLAGR
- a CDS encoding transketolase — encoded protein: MPIVDSKAGTHGKTAGMGELVQSANMMRGYDLVALCAAGSGHAGGTLSIMDITAALYLAVARHDPKNPDWPDRDRVVWSAGHKAPSLYLGLGISGYFPIEDVVLLRKLYSPFQGHPHWLKLPGVEVSSGSLGQGLSVANGIARAGRMDKKNYRVYCITGDGEHQEGQVWEAVMEAAAWGLDNLCCIIDRNRLQIDGLVKDVMNIEPITDKYRAFGWNVIEIDGHNMQQILKAFEKAALTKGQPTVIVANTTKGKGVEFMENQAGWHGKAPNKQQLVEALKQLSLDFRIDYDKLLKKAADYQNDVTARLMAKVPKFGKDYFWNRQATMKVEMKSTRVGFGDALAEAGADKRTVAIGADISGSIAISRFFECDAERCDRWISVGIAEQSGTAFAGGLAREGKLPVFGTYGVFAAGRNLDQIRTTICYGNFDVLIVGAHGGVSVGPDGATHQALEDLFQICGLPNMQVGVPCDALETRRATEQMLLHLKGPKYLRFAREATPVITRTDTPYVWGVPNVYRYRGEKPNFIDAFEVKLATDYASENENLTIVACGPMVPEALRAAWILKEDFGLETRVINMHTLKPFNPPALVQAALETGIVVTAEEHQVGGLANWVSHALHVAPELYGHPVAFGAIGVKDRFGESGQPWELMWEFEVSGEHVAAKAKELHDFVHAPKAKPKAAPKPVAKKPAPPKKPVAKKAKPAAE
- a CDS encoding pyridoxal phosphate-dependent aminotransferase → MRLADRMSRLGTETAFDCLCRAKALECKMDVVHLEIGEPDFDTPKHIREAAKKAIDEGYTHYGPSAGLPELRAAVAKYAGALRGVHINPDQVVITPGGKPVMAFAIMALVEEDDEVIYPNPGFPIYESLIGYMGGTPVPIRLHEEHDFRLDAEELATKVNPRTKLIVINSPQNPTGGVLTREDLRLIADTALKHNVWILADEIYAEILYEGRFESISQFPEIHERLIILDGFSKTFAMTGWRVGYGIMPVQMAEKLARIQTNMNSCTSTFSQRACIEALTGPRTEIDQMLGEFKKRRDFIVKGLSEIPGFRCKLPQGAFYAFPNVEGTGIDCEVLARRILDEKGVACLAGTCFGKYGDGFLRFSYANSVENIAKALPRIRELVEKK
- a CDS encoding cytochrome C assembly protein, with the protein product MSAGIAAILGLTAAAWAGALLFVVVEWRRSGTPLSGTAGRWSRALAVVGVVALGVHIVVAWVKLGRPPMRTLGETRLWYAFFVPIIGLAVEQRLRLAAARVPTLLMGLVFVVLGLARPDAFDRTMMPALQSPWLIPHVIVYMAGYAVMGLAAALALWELGSATRRREPVAVTAVRAPLLLVRVGVPLLTIGMALGAVWAQVAWGDYWTWDPKEAWAFISWAAYLLILHSAARGRTSPKRMLVLIALAAAGILVTWFLVNVLPSAVSSVHTYTR